The following coding sequences are from one Rhodobiaceae bacterium window:
- a CDS encoding MaoC like domain protein — translation MAINYDELMTLKTEGQEFSYGDRETMLYALGVGFGRDQLDAKELPFVYEKDLVTVPTMSTVIAWGAGAMAKSGINYAMVVHGEQKLTMHKPLPVAADILVDTKVVGAWDKGADKGAVIASETSIREKASGDALCTMLSTTFARGDGGFGGPKEGAPVPHAIPDRAPDQSFDAATAPDQALLYRLSGDRNPLHADPEFAKAVGFPAPIIHGLCTYGTCCRAIITNVCDYDPKQIVGFDVRFSSPVYPGETITVDTWRDGNVLSFQARVKERDVMVINNGKCTLAG, via the coding sequence ATGGCGATCAATTACGATGAACTGATGACCCTGAAGACAGAAGGTCAGGAATTTTCCTATGGCGACCGGGAGACCATGCTCTACGCGCTAGGCGTCGGCTTTGGCCGCGACCAGCTGGACGCAAAAGAATTGCCCTTCGTTTATGAAAAAGATCTAGTGACTGTGCCTACCATGTCCACTGTGATCGCCTGGGGTGCCGGTGCGATGGCCAAGAGCGGCATCAATTATGCCATGGTCGTTCATGGCGAACAGAAGCTCACCATGCACAAGCCGCTCCCTGTTGCTGCTGACATTCTGGTGGACACGAAAGTGGTCGGTGCCTGGGACAAAGGCGCAGACAAAGGCGCCGTGATTGCAAGCGAAACGAGCATTCGTGAAAAGGCAAGTGGCGACGCGCTGTGCACCATGCTTTCCACCACCTTTGCACGTGGCGATGGTGGCTTTGGCGGCCCTAAGGAAGGCGCGCCGGTCCCTCATGCCATTCCGGACCGGGCTCCTGATCAATCATTTGATGCAGCGACCGCCCCAGACCAGGCGCTGCTCTATCGCCTGTCTGGCGACAGAAACCCGCTTCATGCAGACCCGGAGTTTGCAAAAGCTGTCGGCTTCCCAGCGCCGATCATTCACGGCCTCTGCACTTACGGCACCTGCTGTCGGGCGATCATCACCAATGTTTGTGACTATGATCCAAAGCAGATTGTTGGCTTTGATGTGCGCTTTTCTTCACCGGTCTATCCAGGTGAAACCATCACCGTTGACACGTGGCGCGACGGGAACGTGCTCTCCTTCCAGGCGCGCGTGAAAGAGCGGGACGTGATGGTCATCAATAATGGCAAGTGCACGCTGGCAGGCTAA
- a CDS encoding thioesterase superfamily protein (overlaps another CDS with the same product name), whose translation MSSQSAFESHVGPISYTRSDDGASLSFTIDEHHLNGDGFIHGGMMMTLASGVLGELARATADGAPTAPLSVNCDFVGPGPKGAAVVGTATITRRTRTVLFTSAELRADDKLMMTATGVYRIGEAS comes from the coding sequence ATGAGTTCCCAGTCCGCTTTTGAAAGTCATGTTGGCCCGATTTCCTACACCCGCTCTGATGATGGCGCGTCGCTCTCGTTCACAATTGATGAGCACCACTTGAATGGGGATGGTTTCATCCATGGCGGCATGATGATGACGCTGGCAAGTGGCGTGCTTGGCGAACTGGCGCGTGCCACAGCAGACGGTGCGCCAACTGCACCGCTGTCGGTCAATTGTGATTTTGTCGGACCTGGCCCCAAAGGTGCGGCCGTTGTCGGCACCGCGACCATCACACGTCGCACGCGGACAGTGCTTTTCACCTCTGCTGAACTCAGAGCCGATGACAAGCTGATGATGACGGCGACCGGCGTCTACCGGATCGGAGAGGCATCGTGA
- a CDS encoding thioesterase superfamily protein (overlaps another CDS with the same product name) produces the protein MTATAPEGFFAQELIDPFEKFVGPLFERDEDGQRVVAFRVDERHLGHDGVHAHEGQLMTFADASMGCTAYWDNDHAPCATLSLQVSFLRFPKLGELVECRARFTRKTRSILFVEGAISVGDEPVMSATSLWKVLGAR, from the coding sequence GTGACGGCAACGGCGCCAGAAGGCTTTTTCGCGCAGGAACTGATCGACCCGTTCGAGAAATTTGTGGGTCCGCTTTTTGAACGCGATGAAGACGGTCAGCGGGTTGTGGCGTTTCGCGTGGATGAACGTCATCTCGGCCATGACGGCGTGCATGCCCACGAGGGTCAGCTCATGACCTTTGCCGATGCGTCCATGGGGTGCACGGCCTATTGGGACAATGATCACGCGCCTTGCGCAACACTTTCCCTGCAGGTGAGTTTTTTGCGCTTCCCGAAGCTCGGTGAGCTGGTGGAATGCCGTGCCCGCTTTACCCGCAAGACACGGTCCATCCTCTTTGTGGAAGGCGCGATCTCTGTCGGGGATGAACCGGTTATGTCCGCCACCAGCCTCTGGAAAGTGCTCGGCGCCAGATAG
- the acnR gene encoding HTH-type transcriptional repressor AcnR, which produces MSKKSQVDGAIGDLAARARLSDITLSAIADAAGVSLPTVRKIVGGKNGLPAYMAGLGVRPSIEDVETPERLRAAAKQVFAAHGYDRASLDDIAAAAGMTKGAVYHHFDSKAELFWALAEERLARQMAVADAATAETASWDEPTLQKVLSDVVQGAATDQDWARLHFEILSRTRDPDARKHFLKQERFILKRLTEMVSAAQKRGDARNDVAPEAIALTIAAVGERLLQYDMLKVTEPDMGTLLPDMVKVLMGGAGPSEDP; this is translated from the coding sequence ATGAGCAAAAAGTCTCAGGTCGATGGTGCCATCGGGGATCTGGCGGCGCGCGCGCGTCTGTCGGACATCACGCTGAGCGCCATTGCCGATGCGGCCGGTGTGAGCCTGCCGACGGTGCGCAAAATCGTTGGCGGCAAAAACGGCCTGCCCGCCTATATGGCCGGGCTCGGCGTCCGCCCAAGTATTGAAGATGTGGAAACGCCAGAACGGCTGCGTGCTGCCGCAAAACAAGTGTTTGCGGCTCATGGCTATGACAGGGCATCACTCGACGATATTGCCGCCGCCGCTGGCATGACCAAGGGCGCCGTCTATCATCATTTTGACAGCAAGGCAGAGCTCTTTTGGGCCTTGGCAGAAGAGCGCCTAGCCCGGCAAATGGCAGTCGCAGATGCGGCGACAGCCGAGACCGCCAGCTGGGATGAACCCACGCTTCAAAAAGTATTGAGCGATGTGGTGCAGGGCGCGGCGACGGATCAGGACTGGGCTCGGCTGCATTTCGAGATTCTTTCGCGCACCCGGGACCCAGACGCGCGAAAGCACTTTCTGAAACAGGAGAGGTTTATTCTCAAGCGTTTGACGGAGATGGTGAGCGCCGCACAAAAACGGGGCGATGCCCGCAACGATGTGGCGCCTGAGGCTATCGCACTTACCATCGCCGCTGTGGGTGAGCGCCTTCTGCAATATGACATGCTCAAAGTCACCGAGCCGGACATGGGCACTCTCCTACCCGACATGGTCAAGGTCCTCATGGGCGGCGCAGGCCCCTCCGAAGACCCATAA
- a CDS encoding hypothetical protein (uncharacterized protein family UPF0047) gives MGKALWQAQGHIETTTGGFSVHDMTGKIAAWLVEEGAQEGLLSVLVRHTSASLVIMENADPDVMADLMDSLAQLAPEDPARYRHGIEGPDDMPAHMRTALTQTHLSLPVTDGRMDLGIWQGIWLLEHRAQAQRRTLSLHYVGV, from the coding sequence ATGGGCAAAGCGCTGTGGCAGGCACAGGGCCATATTGAAACCACAACCGGCGGGTTTTCGGTCCATGACATGACTGGAAAGATTGCGGCTTGGCTGGTGGAAGAAGGTGCGCAGGAGGGGCTTTTGAGTGTGCTTGTCCGACATACCTCTGCCTCGCTGGTTATTATGGAGAATGCCGACCCGGATGTGATGGCGGACCTGATGGACAGCCTGGCGCAGCTTGCGCCGGAAGACCCCGCCCGCTACCGCCATGGAATAGAGGGACCAGATGACATGCCCGCGCATATGCGCACGGCACTGACGCAGACGCACTTGAGTCTGCCCGTCACAGACGGGCGGATGGATTTAGGCATATGGCAGGGTATTTGGCTGTTGGAGCACCGGGCGCAGGCGCAGCGGCGTACTCTCTCATTGCACTATGTGGGCGTGTAG
- the fadA gene encoding 3-ketoacyl-CoA thiolase, producing MSREAVIVSTARTGLAKAGRGGFNITHGSAMGGHAIKHAVERAGIEPGDVEDVIMGCGNPEGATGMNVGRLSALAAGCPVTTSGTTVNRFCSSGLQTIAMAANTVVNNDVPIAVGAGVESISLVSMGGMNTNNITEESLMQQYPALWMPMIETADIVAQRYDVKRDYQDEYALRSQQRIAAAQEAGKFDDEIVPMKTKMKVVDRETKEESIVDYTVTKDECNRPQTNLEGLQSLQPVRGEGNFVTAGNASQLSDGAAAVVVMEAAEAAKRGAEPLGAFRGFAVAGCEPDEMGIGPVFAVPRLLERAGLKVDDIDLWELNEAFASQCLYARDTLGIDPEKYNVNGGSIAIGHPFGMTGARCVGHILLEGRRRKAEGQNVKWGVVTMCIGGGMGAAGLFEIF from the coding sequence ATGTCTAGAGAAGCAGTAATCGTATCAACCGCCCGTACCGGGCTGGCAAAAGCCGGTCGCGGTGGTTTCAACATCACGCATGGTTCTGCCATGGGCGGCCACGCCATCAAGCACGCTGTGGAGCGCGCGGGCATTGAGCCAGGTGATGTTGAAGACGTCATCATGGGGTGTGGTAACCCAGAAGGCGCAACCGGCATGAATGTTGGCCGTCTGTCTGCACTGGCAGCTGGCTGCCCGGTCACCACATCCGGCACAACCGTCAACCGGTTCTGCTCTTCTGGTCTTCAGACAATTGCCATGGCAGCAAACACTGTTGTGAACAATGATGTGCCGATCGCTGTTGGCGCTGGTGTGGAAAGCATCTCGCTCGTGTCCATGGGTGGCATGAACACCAACAACATCACCGAAGAAAGCCTGATGCAGCAGTATCCAGCTCTTTGGATGCCAATGATCGAAACTGCTGATATCGTTGCACAGCGTTACGACGTGAAGCGCGACTATCAGGACGAATATGCACTTCGCTCACAGCAGCGGATTGCGGCAGCTCAAGAAGCTGGCAAGTTCGACGACGAAATCGTTCCTATGAAAACCAAAATGAAAGTGGTTGATCGAGAAACGAAGGAAGAAAGCATCGTTGACTACACAGTCACAAAAGACGAATGCAACCGTCCACAGACAAACCTCGAAGGTCTGCAGAGCCTGCAGCCAGTGCGCGGCGAAGGTAACTTCGTAACCGCTGGTAACGCATCTCAGCTTTCCGATGGCGCAGCAGCTGTTGTTGTCATGGAAGCTGCTGAAGCAGCAAAACGCGGCGCTGAGCCACTTGGCGCCTTCCGCGGCTTCGCCGTTGCAGGCTGTGAGCCAGATGAAATGGGCATTGGTCCTGTTTTCGCTGTGCCACGTCTTCTGGAACGCGCAGGCCTCAAGGTTGACGATATCGACCTTTGGGAACTGAACGAAGCCTTCGCATCGCAGTGCCTCTATGCACGTGACACGCTCGGCATCGATCCTGAGAAGTACAACGTCAATGGCGGTTCCATCGCAATTGGTCACCCATTCGGCATGACAGGCGCGCGTTGCGTTGGTCACATTCTGCTGGAAGGCCGTCGTCGTAAGGCTGAAGGCCAGAACGTCAAATGGGGCGTTGTCACCATGTGCATCGGTGGCGGCATGGGCGCAGCAGGTCTCTTCGAGATCTTCTGA
- the crt gene encoding short-chain-enoyl-CoA hydratase yields MSQAAVNENGQAHECFDVSIENHIAHVQLARPEVANAMNKPFWNELPAIIRDIDENARARVIVISAQGKHFSAGMDLSVFAGGPDQSHIEAGRRRERMMQTVLMLQKTFSCLEEARMPVLVAINGACVGGGMDFTSAADMRYCTKDAFFCIAEINIGMTADVGTFPRMGYVMPQGLVREMAFTGRRMYADEAKACGFVNEVFESHDDMMKAVMGHASDIASKSPLAVWGSKEMLNYGRDHSVGDALKHIAVWQTGMFQPGDMAESFTSQQEKRDADFQELMPIPKGFKDL; encoded by the coding sequence ATGAGCCAAGCAGCAGTAAACGAGAACGGTCAGGCGCACGAGTGCTTCGACGTAAGCATTGAAAACCACATCGCCCACGTTCAATTGGCGCGGCCTGAAGTGGCAAATGCCATGAACAAGCCGTTCTGGAATGAGCTGCCAGCTATCATCCGCGACATTGATGAAAATGCCCGTGCCCGGGTGATCGTCATCTCAGCCCAGGGCAAGCATTTCTCTGCAGGCATGGATCTTTCGGTCTTTGCAGGCGGTCCGGATCAAAGCCATATCGAAGCAGGCCGGCGCCGCGAACGCATGATGCAGACTGTCCTCATGCTGCAAAAAACTTTCTCCTGTCTGGAAGAAGCGCGCATGCCAGTGCTCGTTGCCATCAATGGTGCCTGCGTAGGCGGCGGCATGGATTTCACCAGCGCAGCTGATATGCGCTATTGCACCAAAGACGCTTTCTTCTGCATCGCAGAAATCAATATCGGCATGACCGCCGACGTGGGCACGTTCCCGCGCATGGGATATGTGATGCCGCAGGGCCTCGTCCGGGAAATGGCCTTCACCGGCCGGCGCATGTATGCCGATGAAGCCAAAGCCTGTGGTTTTGTGAATGAAGTGTTCGAAAGCCATGACGACATGATGAAAGCGGTCATGGGACACGCGTCAGACATCGCGTCCAAGTCACCGCTGGCTGTCTGGGGGTCTAAAGAAATGCTGAACTATGGCCGCGATCATTCAGTAGGTGATGCGCTGAAACATATTGCTGTTTGGCAGACAGGCATGTTCCAGCCGGGCGATATGGCCGAGAGCTTTACGTCACAGCAGGAAAAGCGGGACGCTGACTTCCAGGAACTCATGCCAATCCCCAAAGGTTTCAAGGACCTGTAA
- a CDS encoding putative HTH-type transcriptional regulator, which yields MSEHLRFDEKPRETPVATRRKVLEASASLLDGDGYPGVTIEAIAAKAGVAKTTIYRWWPSKAAILLDLFDAIGDERISDPATGDFAADLKAYLKSLLELMSGTIAGEAAAGMFAEVQSDPVMKVEVCAHFSEFRQIVLNQIVDRAIAGGNIRGDLDRRLIEDLIIAPFWYRLLIAHEPMSAEECDRYVDAVLAGLTP from the coding sequence ATGTCAGAACACCTGCGATTCGACGAAAAACCGCGCGAAACCCCCGTCGCCACGCGCCGCAAAGTCCTTGAGGCGTCTGCTTCACTGCTCGATGGCGACGGTTACCCCGGCGTCACCATTGAGGCGATCGCCGCAAAAGCGGGCGTGGCAAAAACAACGATCTACCGGTGGTGGCCGTCCAAAGCAGCGATCCTGCTCGATCTTTTTGATGCGATTGGGGATGAGCGCATTTCGGACCCTGCAACCGGCGACTTCGCAGCGGACCTGAAAGCCTATCTGAAATCACTGCTTGAATTGATGAGCGGGACCATCGCGGGCGAAGCGGCAGCGGGCATGTTCGCAGAGGTCCAGAGCGATCCAGTCATGAAAGTTGAGGTTTGCGCTCATTTTTCCGAGTTTCGTCAGATTGTGCTCAATCAGATCGTCGATCGAGCAATTGCTGGTGGGAACATTCGCGGAGACCTTGACCGTCGCCTGATCGAAGATCTGATTATTGCCCCTTTCTGGTACCGGCTTCTAATTGCGCATGAGCCCATGAGCGCTGAGGAGTGTGACCGCTATGTAGACGCGGTGCTCGCAGGCCTTACGCCCTAA
- the mtrR gene encoding HTH-type transcriptional regulator MtrR produces MAKTAANRALPEERDIPSKGAATRALIMETALGLFNEENASDVSTNQIAAEAGISPGNLYYYFRNKEEIIRALFPAIRDGIAEPLTYPKGEPISAERMANDYVSAIEVLWRYRFFFSDLIGLGQRDPELGAMIQTLQDDTIVTMADMYQDIMDQGDMVPVGQKTNELLALNSFLVWFSWVSFMDRASDPRKKREQRLADGALACLAIIDPYLKPAYRTAVHEALEALMNRRQKTKPKTRRR; encoded by the coding sequence ATGGCAAAAACAGCTGCAAACAGAGCACTCCCGGAAGAACGGGATATACCTTCCAAGGGAGCGGCGACCCGCGCCCTTATTATGGAGACAGCACTCGGCCTCTTTAATGAGGAGAACGCCAGTGATGTCAGCACCAATCAGATAGCAGCCGAGGCGGGCATTAGCCCGGGCAATCTCTATTACTATTTTCGCAACAAAGAAGAGATCATCCGCGCTCTTTTCCCGGCCATTCGTGACGGGATTGCTGAGCCGCTCACCTATCCCAAAGGCGAACCGATTTCAGCTGAGCGCATGGCGAATGATTATGTCAGCGCGATCGAAGTGCTTTGGCGCTACCGTTTCTTTTTTTCCGACCTCATCGGGTTGGGCCAGCGCGATCCGGAACTCGGGGCAATGATCCAGACGCTGCAGGACGACACAATCGTGACCATGGCGGACATGTATCAGGACATCATGGATCAGGGTGACATGGTGCCTGTGGGCCAAAAGACGAATGAACTCTTGGCGCTCAATTCATTTCTTGTCTGGTTCAGCTGGGTCTCGTTCATGGATCGGGCTTCCGACCCACGAAAGAAGCGCGAGCAGCGCCTGGCTGATGGGGCGCTTGCCTGTCTCGCAATCATCGACCCCTATTTAAAACCGGCCTACCGCACGGCGGTGCATGAGGCGCTGGAAGCGCTCATGAACCGTCGGCAGAAGACAAAGCCTAAAACTCGGCGACGTTAG
- a CDS encoding putative DNA-binding transcriptional regulator encodes MNKVATKTSGSSKSERTREALLLAGEELMGWKGIEATSVRDINEKAKQKNTSAIGYYFQNKEGLLQAILDRRMVPLDDDRRARWDDLKNTKGAKNLTLRDLVGVQVLPLAEAVLAEPAWRNYVLLLAQLVSAHGAPYQHLWRDKYDKTSGDIIAAMRNHMAATDDDAWRQRISDMITFSIGSLCERTYVMGRSGKAPSLSDDRYLSNLVQTATAILSVSEPD; translated from the coding sequence TTGAACAAGGTTGCCACAAAGACCTCAGGATCATCCAAGTCCGAGCGCACCCGCGAAGCACTGCTGCTTGCAGGTGAAGAACTGATGGGCTGGAAGGGGATAGAGGCAACCTCTGTCCGCGATATCAATGAGAAGGCAAAGCAGAAAAACACATCGGCGATCGGCTATTATTTTCAGAACAAGGAAGGTTTGCTGCAGGCCATTCTGGATCGCCGGATGGTACCCTTGGATGACGACCGTCGCGCGCGCTGGGACGACTTAAAAAACACCAAGGGCGCCAAAAATCTGACGCTACGAGATCTGGTGGGCGTGCAGGTTCTGCCCCTCGCGGAAGCTGTTTTAGCGGAGCCTGCGTGGCGGAATTATGTTCTTCTTCTCGCCCAACTTGTGTCCGCCCACGGCGCGCCCTATCAGCATCTCTGGCGCGACAAGTATGACAAAACGAGCGGCGATATCATCGCAGCAATGCGGAATCACATGGCCGCAACAGACGATGATGCCTGGCGTCAGCGGATCAGCGACATGATCACCTTTTCAATTGGCAGCTTGTGTGAGCGAACCTACGTGATGGGACGAAGCGGCAAAGCGCCATCGCTGTCTGACGATCGGTATTTGTCGAACCTCGTTCAGACAGCAACTGCCATCCTTTCCGTGTCCGAACCGGACTGA
- a CDS encoding NADH oxidase: protein MAETTPPTIATPLDLPCGARLSNRIAKGAMTEGLADPLNQATDGHVALYRKWSEGGAGMLLTGNVQIDRRYMERPGNVAIDGPQSNEAKSRLAAFAEAGTIAGNHLWMQISHGGRQTPVSVNKHPVSASEHQVALPGKNFGKPRALTHDEILDVIDRFAHAATVAKETGFTGVQLHGAHGYLLSQFLSPDVNTRTDEWGGSLENRAKLLLMSVRATREAVGPDYPISVKLNSTDFQKGGFSTDDSITVAQWLEQEGLDLLEVSGGTYEAPKMLAGDGLTLDADRTQAMRPSTIAREAYFLDYANEIRSATKLPLLVTGGFRSTEGMNAALASGAADAIGIGRPMCVDTDLPAQLLEGKIVAAPRYEDGLMLGKGWLLGQNSPSKLVRLINGMGAANWFMYQLLLQGREGKPNPDLGLFTAFRRLQADDNAAGKALQR from the coding sequence ATGGCTGAAACAACACCTCCAACGATAGCAACGCCCCTTGATCTTCCCTGTGGCGCCCGCCTGTCGAACAGGATCGCCAAGGGGGCCATGACCGAAGGTCTGGCAGACCCTTTGAATCAGGCGACTGACGGCCATGTGGCTCTCTACCGAAAATGGTCAGAGGGTGGCGCAGGCATGCTGCTCACAGGCAATGTGCAGATTGATCGTCGTTACATGGAGCGCCCGGGCAATGTTGCCATTGATGGACCCCAATCAAACGAGGCGAAGTCGCGGCTGGCAGCATTCGCCGAAGCGGGAACCATTGCAGGGAACCATCTCTGGATGCAGATCTCCCATGGCGGTCGTCAAACGCCAGTGAGTGTCAACAAACATCCTGTCAGTGCGTCGGAACACCAGGTAGCCCTTCCTGGCAAGAATTTCGGAAAGCCGCGCGCCCTGACCCATGATGAAATTCTGGACGTGATCGATCGGTTTGCCCATGCCGCCACGGTGGCAAAGGAAACCGGGTTTACCGGCGTGCAGCTTCATGGTGCCCATGGGTACCTGCTCTCGCAGTTCCTTTCACCTGACGTGAATACACGGACGGATGAATGGGGTGGATCGCTGGAAAACAGGGCGAAGCTTTTGCTCATGTCCGTCCGTGCTACCAGGGAGGCCGTCGGGCCGGACTACCCGATCAGCGTCAAGCTCAACTCAACTGACTTTCAAAAAGGCGGTTTCTCGACAGACGACTCCATCACCGTTGCTCAATGGTTGGAGCAAGAAGGCCTGGACCTGCTGGAGGTTTCGGGCGGCACCTATGAAGCGCCAAAAATGTTGGCCGGCGACGGTCTGACACTTGATGCCGACCGCACCCAGGCCATGCGTCCGAGCACCATCGCGCGCGAGGCCTACTTCCTGGATTATGCCAATGAGATAAGAAGCGCGACCAAGCTACCGCTTCTAGTGACTGGCGGTTTCAGATCAACCGAAGGCATGAATGCAGCCCTTGCATCCGGTGCAGCAGATGCCATCGGCATCGGTCGACCCATGTGTGTGGACACTGACTTGCCTGCCCAATTGCTGGAAGGGAAGATCGTGGCAGCACCACGATATGAAGATGGTTTGATGCTCGGCAAAGGCTGGCTGCTTGGTCAGAACAGTCCCTCAAAGCTGGTGCGCCTTATCAATGGCATGGGCGCCGCTAACTGGTTCATGTACCAGCTATTGCTCCAGGGGCGTGAAGGAAAACCGAATCCGGACCTTGGGCTTTTTACTGCATTCCGCCGCCTTCAGGCAGACGACAATGCAGCAGGAAAAGCACTGCAGCGCTAA
- the yjcS gene encoding putative alkyl/aryl-sulfatase YjcS, whose protein sequence is MSLRTVLSISLVALTGTGLLSAEAVERPEAGVSEKLLTHQSVFQPPRLIDVSERVTVAYGYTMSNIVMIEGDDGIFIFDTGMRVEKAELALKALRTRTSKPILGVAYSHGHGDHTGGVRAFIPEGSDIPLYAHRNALRYLGDVTSPTADVFRLRAVQQLGLILPEGVEGTVGSGGGPVINLGGTVSYLTPTHLFDDEVTIDLGGTTVKLFHAPGDLDDGIGAWVEEDGVLSTGDTVVGTKTHPILSTPRYEKGRDAEAYIASINHFRDFGATHLVGGHGLPINGAQNVSTLIDSTLLVGRYIMDETLRQIDAGATPAQTAAALRIPAGITSGEEFDDYYHRLNWIVRGVYNKEMGWYGGDTLELVALAPKDRASKLIEALGGAESVQTQAEAAYNEGDYRWAAELATELLLQDENNAEALSIKANSLRGVAYQSDSANERNYLLTEADLMLGDIGMNVIFGQAFARVTEFFSEPKIPDLALAGPSSSFISKLRVRSDVGRPMDEDISVAVQVTDREESFQLTLTKGVMIHDRAALRAPDATLTLDHRSLILLADARVTWDNILDRDAVSVSGDETKLQTFFEHLNWD, encoded by the coding sequence ATGTCACTCCGCACCGTTCTATCGATCAGCCTCGTTGCCCTGACGGGCACTGGCCTTCTGTCCGCAGAAGCTGTGGAAAGACCGGAGGCAGGTGTGAGCGAAAAGCTCCTCACGCACCAATCCGTTTTTCAGCCACCCCGGCTGATCGATGTGTCAGAGCGGGTGACCGTCGCTTACGGCTACACGATGTCGAACATTGTGATGATTGAGGGCGATGATGGGATCTTCATCTTCGATACGGGCATGCGGGTTGAGAAAGCCGAGCTGGCCCTTAAAGCGCTGCGGACCCGAACTTCTAAACCCATATTGGGAGTGGCCTATTCTCATGGCCATGGCGACCATACAGGCGGCGTGCGTGCCTTCATTCCAGAGGGTTCTGATATCCCTCTCTATGCCCACCGAAACGCGCTTCGCTACCTCGGCGATGTGACGTCGCCCACCGCGGACGTCTTCCGTTTGCGAGCGGTGCAGCAGCTTGGCCTCATCCTGCCAGAGGGTGTTGAAGGAACAGTCGGTTCCGGTGGGGGACCGGTCATCAATCTTGGCGGAACGGTGAGCTATCTCACGCCGACCCATCTCTTCGATGACGAAGTGACCATCGACCTTGGCGGCACGACGGTTAAACTTTTCCATGCACCGGGCGATCTGGATGACGGGATCGGTGCCTGGGTCGAAGAAGATGGCGTGTTATCGACCGGCGATACCGTTGTCGGCACCAAAACGCACCCTATTCTCTCCACTCCACGGTACGAAAAAGGGCGCGACGCTGAGGCCTATATTGCCAGCATTAATCACTTCCGAGATTTTGGGGCCACACATCTTGTGGGGGGTCATGGGCTACCCATCAATGGAGCTCAGAATGTTAGCACCTTGATCGACAGCACGCTCCTGGTGGGCCGCTACATCATGGACGAAACGCTTCGCCAAATTGATGCAGGCGCTACTCCTGCACAGACGGCCGCCGCTCTTCGCATTCCTGCTGGCATCACAAGCGGTGAAGAGTTTGATGATTACTACCATCGCCTCAACTGGATCGTTCGCGGCGTCTATAACAAAGAAATGGGCTGGTATGGCGGCGACACGCTTGAGCTGGTCGCTCTGGCGCCAAAAGACCGCGCATCTAAACTCATTGAAGCGCTAGGTGGTGCGGAGAGTGTGCAAACCCAAGCAGAAGCCGCCTACAATGAGGGCGACTATCGCTGGGCAGCAGAGCTCGCAACTGAGCTTCTACTTCAGGATGAGAACAATGCAGAAGCTTTGTCCATCAAAGCCAACTCCCTGCGTGGGGTTGCCTATCAAAGCGACAGCGCCAATGAGCGCAATTATCTGCTCACCGAAGCCGACCTGATGCTCGGCGACATTGGGATGAACGTGATCTTTGGACAAGCCTTTGCCCGCGTCACAGAGTTTTTCTCTGAACCCAAGATCCCTGACCTTGCCCTGGCAGGACCGTCCTCTTCTTTCATCAGCAAGCTGCGCGTGCGCTCAGATGTCGGTCGCCCAATGGATGAAGACATCTCAGTTGCGGTGCAGGTCACAGACAGAGAGGAAAGCTTCCAGTTGACCCTCACAAAAGGTGTGATGATCCACGACCGGGCTGCCTTGCGTGCGCCGGATGCAACGCTGACGCTTGATCACCGTTCCCTCATCCTTCTTGCTGATGCGCGTGTCACATGGGACAATATATTGGATCGAGATGCGGTGTCTGTCAGCGGTGACGAGACCAAACTGCAGACATTCTTCGAGCACCTCAACTGGGACTGA
- a CDS encoding glyoxalase/bleomycin resistance protein/dioxygenase superfamily protein gives MSRPTDLVPLLNVSDVAASIEFYEELGFEVDQKVEEGGAVIWANLRHEGGGALMLNAKDIISPSERAKRPHYSDTVFYLTYPSAREMHGRLSSRGMDVTEVEKQPYGIEEFYVRDPDGYEVAIGSPIS, from the coding sequence ATGTCTCGTCCAACTGATCTTGTGCCGCTTCTCAATGTTTCAGATGTCGCCGCATCGATTGAGTTCTACGAAGAACTCGGATTTGAAGTAGACCAGAAGGTGGAAGAGGGGGGCGCTGTCATCTGGGCAAATCTGCGCCATGAAGGCGGCGGTGCATTGATGCTCAACGCGAAAGATATCATCTCGCCTTCTGAGCGCGCGAAACGTCCGCATTATAGCGACACGGTTTTCTATCTCACCTATCCCTCCGCCCGCGAAATGCATGGGCGTTTGTCGAGTCGTGGCATGGATGTCACCGAAGTTGAAAAGCAGCCCTATGGCATTGAAGAATTCTATGTCCGTGACCCTGATGGGTACGAGGTCGCCATCGGAAGTCCGATCAGCTGA